The Hymenobacter baengnokdamensis genome includes a region encoding these proteins:
- the scpA gene encoding methylmalonyl-CoA mutase, translating into MRPEFSTIPYDAASLPAPAKPADYPNAGPAVYTAADAAHLPHLGFGAGLAPFLRGPYASMYVRSPWTIRQYAGFSTAEESNAFYRRNLAGGQKGLSVAFDLATHRGYDSDHPRVVGDVGKAGVAIDSVEDMKILFDQIPLAEMSVSMTMNGAVLPVLAFFIVAAEEQGVPPEKLTGTIQNDILKEFMVRNTYIYPPAPSMRLIADIFAYTAAHMPKFNSISISGYHMHEAGATAELELAYTLADGLQYVRAGLAAGLKIDDFAPRLSFFWGIGMNHFLEIAKLRAGRLLWAKLIKQFDPQSEKSLALRTHCQTSGYSLTAQDPFNNVARTTVEALAAALGGTQSLHTNALDEALALPTDFSARIARNTQLYLQHETDITKVVDPWGGSYYVESLTADLANQAWALMEEVEALGGMAAAIETGLPKLRIEEAAARKQSRIDTGQEVIVGVNKYPAPEGEAPIDVLQIDNDAVRESQVARLQKIRAERDNAAVQAALAALTQAAKSAPAVASETPETTQNLLALAVTAARARATLGEISDALEAAWGRHQATTRTVQGIYQQGMTDNADFAQARQAAEDFAAREGRRPRMLVAKMGQDGHDRGAKIIATSFADVGFDVDLAPLFQTPAEVARQAVDNDVHVVGVSSLAAGHNTLLPQLIRELAAEGRPDILVIAGGVIPPQDYQQLYDAGVAGIYGPGTVIAKAALDILGKLAE; encoded by the coding sequence ATGCGTCCCGAATTTTCCACTATTCCTTACGACGCCGCCAGCCTGCCCGCGCCGGCCAAGCCCGCTGACTATCCTAATGCTGGCCCGGCCGTGTACACCGCCGCCGATGCCGCGCACCTGCCGCACCTGGGCTTCGGGGCGGGCCTTGCGCCCTTCCTGCGCGGGCCCTACGCCAGCATGTACGTGCGCTCGCCTTGGACCATCCGGCAGTACGCGGGCTTCTCCACGGCCGAGGAGTCGAACGCCTTTTACCGGCGCAACCTGGCCGGCGGGCAGAAGGGTCTGAGCGTGGCCTTCGACCTGGCCACGCACCGGGGCTACGACTCGGACCACCCGCGCGTGGTGGGCGACGTGGGCAAGGCCGGCGTGGCCATCGACTCGGTGGAGGATATGAAAATTCTGTTCGACCAGATTCCGCTGGCCGAAATGTCGGTGAGCATGACCATGAACGGGGCCGTGCTGCCGGTACTGGCCTTCTTCATCGTGGCGGCCGAGGAGCAGGGCGTACCACCCGAGAAACTCACGGGCACCATTCAGAACGACATTCTGAAGGAGTTTATGGTGCGCAATACCTACATCTATCCGCCCGCGCCGAGTATGCGGCTCATTGCCGACATCTTCGCCTACACGGCGGCGCACATGCCGAAGTTCAATAGCATTAGCATATCCGGCTATCACATGCACGAAGCCGGCGCGACGGCCGAGCTGGAGCTGGCCTATACCCTGGCCGACGGCTTGCAGTACGTGCGCGCCGGCCTGGCGGCGGGGCTGAAAATTGACGATTTCGCGCCGCGCCTCTCCTTTTTCTGGGGCATCGGCATGAACCACTTTCTGGAAATTGCCAAGCTGCGCGCCGGCCGCCTGCTGTGGGCCAAGCTGATTAAGCAGTTTGACCCCCAGAGCGAGAAAAGCCTGGCCCTGCGCACCCACTGCCAAACCTCGGGCTACTCACTCACGGCCCAGGACCCGTTTAATAACGTGGCCCGCACCACCGTGGAGGCGCTGGCCGCGGCCCTAGGCGGCACCCAGAGCCTGCACACCAACGCCCTGGATGAGGCCCTGGCTTTGCCCACTGACTTCTCGGCCCGCATTGCCCGCAACACCCAGCTCTACCTGCAGCACGAAACCGACATCACCAAAGTGGTGGACCCCTGGGGCGGCTCGTACTACGTCGAAAGCCTCACCGCTGACCTGGCCAACCAGGCTTGGGCCTTGATGGAGGAAGTCGAAGCCCTCGGCGGCATGGCCGCCGCCATCGAAACCGGCCTGCCCAAGCTCCGCATCGAGGAAGCCGCCGCCCGCAAGCAGTCGCGCATCGACACCGGCCAGGAAGTGATTGTGGGCGTCAATAAATACCCGGCCCCCGAGGGCGAGGCGCCCATCGACGTGCTGCAAATCGACAACGACGCGGTGCGCGAAAGCCAGGTAGCGCGGCTGCAAAAAATTCGCGCCGAGCGCGATAACGCCGCCGTGCAGGCGGCGCTGGCCGCCCTCACGCAAGCCGCAAAAAGTGCCCCTGCGGTAGCGAGCGAAACTCCCGAAACAACTCAAAACTTACTCGCTCTGGCCGTGACTGCCGCCCGCGCCCGCGCCACCCTCGGCGAAATCTCCGACGCGCTCGAAGCTGCCTGGGGCCGCCACCAGGCTACCACGCGCACTGTGCAGGGCATCTACCAGCAGGGCATGACCGACAACGCCGACTTTGCCCAGGCCCGCCAGGCGGCCGAAGACTTCGCCGCCCGCGAGGGCCGCCGCCCCCGTATGCTGGTGGCCAAAATGGGCCAGGACGGCCACGACCGCGGCGCCAAAATAATCGCCACCTCCTTCGCCGACGTGGGCTTCGACGTGGACCTGGCGCCGCTCTTCCAAACCCCCGCCGAAGTAGCCCGCCAGGCCGTGGATAATGACGTGCACGTAGTAGGCGTGAGCAGCCTGGCCGCCGGCCACAACACGCTGCTGCCCCAGCTCATCCGGGAGCTGGCCGCCGAGGGCCGCCCCGATATCCTCGTCATCGCCGGCGGCGTCATTCCGCCCCAGGATTACCAGCAGCTCTACGACGCGGGCGTGGCCGGCATCTATGGGCCGGGCACGGTGATAGCCAAGGCCGCGCTGGATATTTTGGGGAAGCTGGCGGAGTAA
- a CDS encoding methylmalonyl-CoA mutase family protein, which translates to MPDASSPTPLVSFPEFLPVTTAQWQAQLTRELKGADPASLRWTLPDGLVAEPFYHREALTALGGPPPPLPPRPAPCRNVVALAVPTGADGRLQIEQGADALARGADGLHFVVKGDPMTFAVAELAERLPLASTWLGFTVVQGPEQLLERLSLASNGQPLQGFLRFTPPAGPEGAELPMYRSVLRACLLRAQSWPAFAVLSVNGAYFGNRGGTLTQQLAYSLNTAVTLLTELPDEASGISVALVARAIHLDFAVGPSYFPEIARLRAARRLWSTLLHAFGLPATGAATLPIHATTSTWTQTTLDPHTNLLRHTTEAMSALLGGADTIQVAAFDCLYQAPNEFSARLARNLPVILREEAHLDWVADPAAGSYFIETLTDELAQAAWLEFQSLEAQGGMLEARRRALEAVSQAGLEKFKRIAAGQDVVVGTNRFQNPQEKFEYQPKQLLRSREFDTTRATYPSEVLRLATALHFERRANQDKLAALVLLGGIQVNEDIAAAFRQLLHPQEQLATSPAAALTIDPDSYSVLFSTPEEATLMYASPTQFEHLARVVQQVAAGHVFEIPSLVTSDLATLLEAVRVFNFKEFVVEGHRTEEVLARLQGR; encoded by the coding sequence ATGCCCGACGCCTCTTCTCCTACCCCGCTCGTTTCTTTTCCCGAATTTTTGCCCGTAACCACCGCGCAGTGGCAGGCGCAGCTAACCCGCGAGCTGAAAGGCGCCGACCCCGCCAGCCTGCGCTGGACGCTGCCCGATGGCCTGGTAGCCGAGCCATTTTACCACCGCGAGGCCCTGACGGCGCTGGGTGGGCCGCCGCCTCCGCTGCCGCCCCGCCCCGCCCCCTGCCGCAACGTGGTAGCGCTGGCCGTACCGACCGGCGCCGACGGCCGCCTGCAAATTGAGCAGGGAGCCGATGCGCTGGCCCGCGGGGCCGATGGCCTGCATTTCGTAGTGAAGGGCGACCCCATGACCTTCGCCGTGGCCGAGCTGGCCGAGCGCCTGCCGCTGGCCAGCACCTGGCTGGGCTTTACGGTGGTTCAGGGCCCCGAACAGCTGCTCGAAAGGCTGAGCCTGGCCAGCAACGGGCAGCCGCTTCAGGGGTTTTTGCGCTTTACGCCGCCAGCCGGGCCCGAGGGAGCCGAGCTGCCGATGTACCGGAGCGTACTGCGCGCCTGCCTGCTGCGGGCCCAGAGCTGGCCGGCGTTTGCGGTGCTCTCCGTCAACGGAGCGTACTTCGGCAATAGAGGGGGCACGCTTACCCAGCAGCTTGCTTACAGCCTCAATACGGCCGTAACACTACTGACCGAGCTACCCGATGAGGCCAGCGGCATTTCGGTGGCACTGGTGGCGCGGGCCATTCACCTCGATTTTGCCGTGGGGCCAAGCTACTTTCCCGAAATTGCGCGGCTGCGGGCAGCCCGGCGGCTATGGAGTACGCTGCTTCACGCCTTTGGCCTGCCCGCCACGGGAGCGGCCACGCTGCCCATTCATGCCACTACCTCGACCTGGACGCAAACTACCCTCGACCCGCACACCAATCTGCTGCGGCACACCACGGAAGCCATGAGCGCCTTGCTCGGCGGGGCCGACACAATTCAGGTGGCGGCCTTCGATTGCCTCTACCAGGCGCCCAACGAGTTTAGCGCCCGCCTGGCCCGCAACCTGCCGGTTATCCTGCGCGAGGAAGCTCACCTCGACTGGGTAGCCGACCCGGCGGCCGGCTCCTACTTTATCGAAACGCTGACCGACGAGCTGGCCCAGGCTGCCTGGCTGGAGTTTCAGTCACTTGAAGCACAAGGTGGGATGCTTGAGGCCCGCAGGCGTGCCCTCGAAGCCGTGAGCCAGGCCGGACTGGAAAAGTTTAAGCGGATTGCCGCCGGCCAGGATGTGGTGGTAGGGACCAACCGGTTTCAGAATCCTCAGGAAAAGTTTGAGTATCAGCCCAAGCAGCTGCTACGCTCGCGCGAGTTTGATACCACCCGGGCAACGTATCCGAGCGAGGTGCTGCGCCTCGCTACGGCCCTGCACTTCGAGCGCCGTGCCAACCAGGATAAGCTGGCGGCCCTTGTGCTGCTGGGTGGTATTCAGGTAAATGAAGATATTGCAGCCGCCTTTCGGCAGCTGCTGCACCCTCAGGAGCAGCTGGCCACCAGCCCAGCCGCCGCGCTGACTATTGACCCCGATTCTTACTCTGTGTTATTTTCAACACCCGAGGAAGCAACGCTTATGTACGCCAGCCCCACCCAGTTTGAGCACCTGGCACGGGTGGTGCAGCAGGTGGCAGCCGGCCATGTCTTTGAGATTCCCTCGCTGGTCACCTCCGACCTGGCTACCCTGCTCGAAGCCGTGCGGGTCTTCAACTTCAAGGAATTTGTGGTCGAAGGCCACCGTACCGAGGAGGTGCTGGCCCGGCTGCAAGGCCGGTAG
- a CDS encoding porin family protein codes for MPLRYLLLFCLLLTAGRPLTGRAQGIFRPGYLVQPAGDTVRGEVDLRDLRLAGRQCRFRPAPTAEVATYGPAQLRAYGIPAAGLHYRALALPGAAAGSAPTAFLQVEVSGPASFYSWRDDAVHYYIATASFPPTELVQKQEQVEVEENGFKRKYEETKSIYRQTLAQALAGCLQAQVLLPRLPYTVVALAQAVAAYNKCQGQPGDAYSIRATAAQPRAQLGLVLGYQSAAMRTSSDVSNYNVDFGSSSGLTGGLALNLPLTSLSRHLTLELELLYQTQHYTGANSYASASGNGYVYNANYQADFSYLKLPVLLRYTLNRAALVRPFLEVGGTLGYALRLQTTATTSGVGTTSYLGDDYRHFQEGLAGGLGLEFDLVKNHPAAVLVRYEADTGWINAGNISSRVNHLYAQFSFSLTKQTSR; via the coding sequence ATGCCTCTTCGCTACCTGCTTCTCTTCTGCTTGCTACTCACCGCCGGGCGGCCGCTGACCGGCCGGGCGCAGGGCATCTTCCGGCCCGGCTACCTGGTGCAGCCCGCGGGCGACACCGTGCGCGGCGAGGTGGATTTGCGCGACCTGCGCCTGGCTGGGCGGCAGTGCCGGTTCCGGCCCGCCCCCACGGCCGAGGTAGCCACTTATGGCCCGGCGCAGTTGCGGGCCTACGGAATCCCGGCCGCCGGGCTGCACTACCGTGCCCTGGCCCTGCCCGGCGCGGCGGCCGGCAGCGCGCCCACGGCTTTTCTGCAGGTGGAAGTCAGTGGCCCGGCTAGCTTTTATAGCTGGCGCGATGATGCTGTACACTACTACATCGCCACGGCAAGCTTCCCGCCGACCGAATTGGTGCAAAAGCAGGAGCAGGTGGAGGTGGAAGAAAATGGCTTTAAGCGTAAATACGAAGAAACAAAGAGCATTTACCGCCAAACGCTGGCGCAGGCGCTGGCTGGTTGCTTACAAGCCCAGGTGCTGCTGCCACGGCTGCCCTACACTGTCGTTGCCTTGGCACAGGCCGTGGCGGCTTACAATAAGTGCCAAGGTCAGCCAGGCGATGCTTACTCCATTCGAGCGACTGCCGCTCAGCCGCGAGCGCAACTTGGGCTGGTGCTAGGGTACCAAAGTGCGGCGATGCGTACTTCCAGCGACGTGAGTAATTACAACGTTGATTTTGGCAGTAGCAGCGGGCTAACCGGGGGGCTGGCACTGAATCTGCCCCTGACGAGCCTGAGCCGCCATCTAACGCTGGAGCTAGAGCTGCTCTATCAAACGCAGCACTATACGGGGGCGAATAGCTACGCCTCCGCCTCGGGGAATGGCTACGTGTATAACGCCAACTACCAGGCCGATTTTAGTTACCTGAAACTGCCGGTGCTGCTGCGCTACACGTTGAACCGCGCCGCCCTGGTTCGTCCGTTCCTGGAGGTAGGCGGCACGCTGGGCTACGCGCTGCGACTGCAAACCACCGCTACCACATCGGGTGTCGGGACTACCAGCTACCTTGGCGACGACTACCGACACTTTCAGGAGGGGTTGGCCGGCGGCCTGGGTCTGGAATTCGACCTGGTCAAAAACCACCCGGCGGCGGTGCTGGTCCGCTACGAAGCAGATACGGGCTGGATAAATGCTGGCAACATCAGCAGTCGCGTTAATCACCTCTACGCGCAATTCTCCTTTAGCCTAACCAAACAAACGAGCCGGTAG
- a CDS encoding 5'-nucleotidase C-terminal domain-containing protein, whose protein sequence is MSFSLRFVFGHALLVVSGMLLAPACQRAPLQATAHLAPSTSQPIGNTIAPDAGAADYIKPYHDKVLSQMQEVVGSAPVALTKNPGENTLVNFVADLQRTAASQYFKGEKIDLGVMTNGGMRTPLPAGPITLGNVFELMPFENELLVLDAPGPVVQQLFDYSAPIKMAVSGATYTVGPDKKPQDIRIGGQPFDPNKTYTIAVSDYLAGGGDNMSFLKGAALRHTGLLLRTCIADHIRALTKAGQPVTATIEGRVKSI, encoded by the coding sequence ATGTCTTTCTCTCTTCGCTTCGTCTTCGGCCACGCACTGCTGGTCGTCAGTGGGATGCTGCTCGCCCCGGCTTGCCAGCGGGCCCCGCTCCAGGCCACGGCCCACCTGGCTCCCAGCACCAGCCAGCCCATTGGCAATACCATCGCGCCCGATGCCGGCGCGGCCGACTACATCAAGCCCTACCACGACAAGGTGCTCAGCCAGATGCAGGAAGTAGTGGGCTCGGCTCCGGTGGCGCTAACCAAGAACCCCGGCGAGAATACCCTGGTCAATTTCGTGGCTGACTTGCAGCGCACCGCCGCCAGCCAGTATTTCAAGGGCGAAAAGATTGACCTGGGCGTAATGACCAACGGCGGTATGCGCACGCCGCTGCCCGCCGGGCCTATCACCCTCGGCAACGTGTTTGAGCTGATGCCTTTCGAGAACGAGCTGCTGGTCCTCGATGCGCCCGGCCCGGTGGTGCAGCAGCTGTTCGATTACTCCGCGCCCATTAAAATGGCCGTTTCGGGCGCTACCTACACCGTAGGCCCCGACAAAAAGCCGCAGGATATTCGCATTGGTGGCCAGCCATTTGACCCGAACAAAACGTATACTATTGCCGTTTCGGACTACCTGGCCGGCGGCGGCGACAACATGAGCTTTCTGAAGGGGGCTGCCCTGCGCCACACCGGCCTGTTGCTGCGCACCTGCATTGCCGACCATATTCGGGCGCTGACCAAAGCCGGGCAGCCCGTCACGGCCACTATCGAAGGAAGAGTAAAAAGCATTTAA
- a CDS encoding bifunctional metallophosphatase/5'-nucleotidase, giving the protein MIRRDFLQKSLLGTAGLSLLGPSLVAEAASGPARLVILHTNDMHSRIEPFPDNAPQWAGLGGMARREALIDSVRRQEPNVLLLDSGDIWQGTPYFNFFLGELEYKLMSRMKYDASTFGNHDFDNGLEGLQKQLPNAGFPFLIANYDFSGTPLAGRFAPYKVFEKGGARIGVFGLGIELKGLVADKNFGSTQYLDPVAVAKAQVQQLRQHERCDMVICLSHLGYKYESEKLDDRKLAAQVGGIDLILGGHTHTFMPAPEPITGPNGHVTLINQVGWSGINLGRIDYELRRGAQPVRATGALVLPVSATC; this is encoded by the coding sequence ATGATTCGTCGCGACTTTCTTCAGAAATCTTTGCTCGGCACGGCGGGCCTGAGCCTGCTGGGCCCCAGCCTGGTAGCCGAAGCCGCTAGTGGCCCCGCCCGGCTGGTTATATTGCATACCAACGATATGCACTCGCGCATCGAGCCCTTCCCCGACAATGCCCCGCAGTGGGCCGGGCTGGGCGGCATGGCCCGGCGCGAAGCGCTCATCGACAGCGTGCGCAGGCAGGAGCCCAACGTGCTGCTGCTCGACTCGGGCGATATCTGGCAGGGTACGCCCTACTTCAACTTCTTTCTGGGCGAGCTGGAATACAAGCTGATGAGCCGGATGAAGTACGACGCTTCCACCTTCGGCAACCACGATTTCGACAACGGGCTGGAGGGCTTGCAGAAGCAGCTGCCCAACGCGGGCTTTCCCTTCCTCATTGCCAACTACGATTTCAGCGGCACGCCGCTGGCCGGCCGCTTCGCGCCCTACAAGGTATTCGAGAAAGGCGGTGCGCGCATCGGCGTGTTTGGCCTGGGCATTGAGCTGAAAGGGCTGGTGGCCGATAAAAACTTCGGCTCCACCCAGTACCTCGACCCCGTTGCCGTGGCCAAGGCCCAGGTGCAGCAGCTGCGCCAGCACGAGCGCTGCGACATGGTTATCTGCCTCTCGCACCTCGGTTATAAGTACGAAAGCGAAAAACTTGACGACCGCAAGCTGGCGGCTCAGGTGGGCGGCATCGACCTCATTCTGGGCGGCCACACCCACACCTTTATGCCCGCTCCCGAGCCCATTACCGGCCCCAATGGCCACGTAACGCTTATAAACCAGGTGGGTTGGTCCGGCATTAACCTCGGCCGTATTGATTACGAGCTGCGGCGGGGTGCTCAACCGGTGCGGGCCACCGGGGCGCTGGTACTACCCGTAAGCGCTACCTGCTAG
- the dnaA gene encoding chromosomal replication initiator protein DnaA, with protein sequence MSQDFRTVWASCLRVIRAEVGEQSFRTWFEPVVPVELQGRVLTIQVPSVYFYEFLEEHYVEELKRAIYQELGPEGRLEYSVVVDQGNAQAPPKAMHLPPARKAAHGPPAPEGRPSPNYGTAPGGIQPSRSAPPARHFVPGGGTATAAQLAATTLRNPFDATKTMDRNIVPSQLNTTYTFENYVEGDCNRLARSAGLAVANKPGTTAFNPLMVYGGVGLGKTHLVQAIGNHIKATNAEKFVLYVSAEKFTNQFIESLQRNAVQDFANFYLLVDVLILDDVQFLANKGKTQEMFFHIFNHLHQGGRQIVMTSDRPPRELSGLEDRLLSRFKWGLTADVQSPDFETRIAIIQNKAQQDGMEIAPQVVEYLAHSVPTNVRELEGVLTTLLAQSVLTRRDIDLEMAKQALRHIIEEVEAEVNVDFIQKTVADYFGVAVGLLKEKTRKKEIVTARQVAMYFTKEHTSHSLKTIGYHFGGRDHATVIHSVQTVSDLIDSDKKFKEQIVELRKKFVQK encoded by the coding sequence ATGTCGCAGGATTTTCGCACCGTCTGGGCCAGTTGCCTGCGCGTTATCCGCGCCGAGGTGGGCGAGCAAAGTTTTCGGACGTGGTTTGAGCCCGTGGTGCCGGTCGAGCTGCAAGGCCGGGTGCTTACCATTCAGGTCCCCAGCGTTTATTTCTACGAGTTTCTCGAAGAGCACTACGTCGAGGAGCTAAAGCGCGCCATCTACCAGGAGCTGGGCCCCGAGGGCCGCCTCGAATACAGCGTGGTAGTAGACCAGGGCAACGCGCAGGCCCCGCCCAAAGCCATGCACCTGCCGCCCGCCCGCAAGGCCGCCCACGGCCCGCCCGCGCCCGAAGGCCGGCCCAGCCCCAACTACGGCACCGCGCCCGGCGGTATTCAGCCCAGCCGCTCGGCCCCGCCCGCCCGGCACTTCGTGCCTGGTGGCGGCACGGCCACGGCAGCGCAGCTGGCGGCCACCACGCTGCGCAACCCCTTTGACGCGACCAAAACGATGGACCGCAACATCGTGCCGTCGCAGCTCAACACTACCTACACGTTTGAGAATTATGTGGAGGGCGACTGCAACCGGCTGGCTCGGTCAGCGGGGCTCGCCGTGGCCAACAAGCCCGGTACCACTGCTTTCAACCCCCTGATGGTGTACGGCGGCGTGGGCCTGGGTAAAACGCACCTCGTGCAGGCCATCGGCAACCATATCAAGGCCACGAATGCGGAGAAATTCGTGCTCTACGTGTCGGCCGAGAAATTTACCAACCAGTTTATTGAAAGCCTGCAGCGCAATGCCGTGCAGGACTTCGCCAACTTCTACCTGCTCGTCGATGTGCTCATCCTCGACGACGTGCAGTTTTTGGCCAATAAAGGCAAAACGCAGGAGATGTTCTTCCACATCTTCAATCACTTGCATCAGGGTGGCCGGCAAATCGTGATGACTTCTGACCGCCCCCCGCGCGAGCTGAGCGGGCTGGAAGACCGCCTGTTGTCGCGCTTTAAGTGGGGCCTCACCGCCGACGTGCAAAGCCCCGACTTCGAGACGCGCATCGCTATTATCCAGAACAAAGCCCAGCAGGACGGTATGGAAATCGCCCCGCAGGTGGTCGAGTACCTGGCTCATTCGGTGCCTACCAACGTGCGCGAGCTGGAAGGCGTGCTGACTACCCTGCTGGCCCAGAGCGTGCTAACGCGCCGTGACATCGACCTCGAAATGGCCAAGCAGGCGCTACGCCACATTATTGAGGAGGTTGAAGCGGAAGTCAATGTTGATTTTATCCAGAAAACCGTGGCCGACTACTTCGGGGTGGCAGTGGGCTTGCTGAAGGAGAAAACCCGTAAGAAAGAGATAGTTACGGCCCGGCAGGTGGCCATGTACTTCACCAAGGAGCACACCAGCCACTCGCTCAAAACCATCGGCTACCACTTTGGCGGGCGCGACCACGCCACCGTTATCCACTCGGTGCAAACGGTGTCGGACCTGATTGACTCGGACAAAAAGTTCAAGGAGCAGATTGTCGAATTGCGCAAGAAATTCGTGCAGAAGTAG
- a CDS encoding Uma2 family endonuclease: protein METLETVQPDYELERGKPIPSKLHGRLQAKLIGLLYVSCGQTHTIYSELSLTLAPLYLKQVPDIALYEGVVPYTTSDEITVSELPGIAIEILSPTQGLEELTDRIERYLAAGVKSCWLVLPGIRTVSVSTKPGEYQTFDRHQKLIDSVAGIELDLNALFQ from the coding sequence ATGGAAACACTAGAAACCGTACAGCCGGACTACGAGCTTGAACGCGGAAAACCTATACCTAGCAAACTACACGGCCGGCTGCAGGCAAAATTGATTGGGCTACTTTATGTAAGCTGTGGGCAAACGCATACCATTTATTCGGAGCTTAGCCTGACGCTTGCGCCTCTCTATTTAAAGCAAGTACCTGATATAGCTTTGTACGAAGGCGTAGTGCCTTACACTACCTCCGACGAAATTACGGTCAGCGAGCTCCCTGGCATCGCCATTGAAATCCTTTCTCCGACGCAGGGTTTGGAAGAGTTGACAGACAGAATAGAGCGCTACCTGGCAGCCGGCGTAAAGTCATGCTGGCTGGTATTGCCTGGCATCCGCACGGTATCGGTTTCCACTAAGCCCGGCGAGTACCAAACTTTCGACCGCCACCAAAAGCTCATTGACTCAGTCGCTGGTATAGAGTTGGATTTGAATGCGTTATTTCAGTAG
- a CDS encoding HD domain-containing protein, producing the protein MNKKKIFNDPVYGFVTVPTELLFDLIEHPYFQRLRRIQQLGLTNFVYPGALHTRFHHALGAMHLMQLALRTLKDKGVKISAAEGEAAQIAILLHDIGHGPLSHALETAIFQDIPHEQLSLYLMERLNEQFLGKLSLAMQMFQGSYGREFFHQLVSSQLDMDRLDYLNRDSFYTGVAEGRPGADRLIKMLQVVNERLVLEEKAVYSVENFLVSRRLMYWQVYLHKAVTSAEQMVIRTMQRARDLARAGVAVPGSSCLTFFLGRAVTLAEFEQDASILGRFVQLDDVDIWAAIKAWASHEDKVLSFLAQSLLNRQLFKIVISPEPYDDDFQLGILELITEHFGLPPAEARQLMITGRLSNTAYDPASNETINILTKLGKVVDVIEASDLPNIRALSQKVQKYYICYPKEIL; encoded by the coding sequence ATGAACAAGAAGAAGATTTTCAACGACCCGGTATATGGGTTCGTCACGGTGCCCACCGAACTGCTGTTCGACCTCATTGAGCATCCGTATTTTCAGCGGCTGCGGCGTATTCAGCAGCTGGGGCTCACCAATTTTGTGTATCCGGGGGCGCTGCACACGCGCTTTCACCACGCGCTGGGGGCCATGCACCTGATGCAGCTGGCACTGCGCACGCTCAAGGATAAGGGCGTGAAAATATCGGCGGCCGAGGGCGAAGCCGCCCAGATTGCTATTCTGCTGCACGACATTGGCCACGGGCCGCTGTCGCACGCCTTGGAAACGGCAATTTTTCAGGATATCCCGCACGAGCAGCTGTCACTCTACCTGATGGAGCGGCTCAACGAGCAGTTCCTGGGTAAGCTGAGCCTGGCCATGCAGATGTTTCAGGGCAGCTACGGGCGCGAGTTTTTTCATCAACTGGTTAGCTCACAGCTCGATATGGACCGGCTCGACTACCTCAACCGCGACTCGTTCTACACCGGCGTGGCCGAGGGCCGGCCGGGTGCCGACCGTCTCATCAAGATGCTGCAGGTAGTAAACGAGCGCCTGGTGCTGGAAGAAAAAGCCGTGTACTCGGTCGAGAACTTCCTGGTGAGCCGCCGGCTCATGTACTGGCAAGTGTATCTGCACAAAGCCGTTACGAGCGCCGAACAAATGGTAATCCGCACCATGCAGCGGGCCCGCGACCTGGCCCGCGCCGGCGTGGCCGTGCCGGGCAGCAGCTGCCTTACTTTCTTTCTGGGCCGCGCCGTTACGCTGGCCGAGTTTGAGCAGGATGCCAGTATCCTGGGCCGCTTTGTGCAGCTCGACGACGTGGACATCTGGGCGGCCATTAAGGCCTGGGCCAGCCACGAGGACAAGGTGCTGAGCTTTCTGGCCCAAAGCCTGCTCAACCGCCAGCTCTTCAAAATCGTTATCAGCCCCGAGCCGTATGACGATGATTTTCAGCTGGGTATCCTGGAGCTGATAACCGAGCACTTTGGCCTGCCACCCGCTGAGGCGCGCCAGCTAATGATAACCGGCCGCCTCAGCAACACCGCTTACGACCCGGCCAGCAACGAAACTATCAACATTCTGACCAAACTCGGCAAGGTGGTCGATGTGATTGAAGCATCGGATTTACCTAATATTCGGGCCCTGAGCCAGAAAGTACAGAAGTACTACATCTGCTACCCGAAGGAGATTTTATAG